One segment of Pontibacter akesuensis DNA contains the following:
- a CDS encoding rhomboid family intramembrane serine protease, with product MSTFTPKQGAYHLTERELHFGYSFLPGFLFVALMWLVSLLSYLTGANLGFLGVLPRSFFGLIGVFFAPLIHGDLLHLLSNTFPLLLLSGFILYMHRNVAVKVMVLVYLLSGLLTWLIGRQSYHIGASGVVYGLAGFLLFNGFLRQNRGAMAVSLAILFLYSGLFYGLFPNDEGVSWEGHISGLVAGLVAAIAYGEGNPEPQDKPLEPSLVQRHMSNTMGPHYQHLHIHYQVRQPSRSGSYTYKYIPPAAVAETPTKKQGIPSKEREPTEQAL from the coding sequence ATGTCCACCTTCACCCCCAAACAAGGCGCCTACCACCTCACCGAAAGGGAACTTCACTTTGGCTACAGTTTTCTGCCCGGATTTCTGTTTGTGGCCCTCATGTGGCTCGTTAGCCTGCTAAGCTACCTCACCGGTGCCAACCTGGGCTTTCTGGGGGTGTTGCCGCGCAGCTTTTTCGGGTTGATCGGGGTGTTCTTTGCCCCATTGATACACGGGGATCTGCTGCACTTGCTCTCCAACACGTTCCCGCTGCTGCTGCTTTCGGGCTTTATACTTTATATGCACCGCAATGTGGCCGTGAAGGTGATGGTGCTGGTGTACCTTTTAAGTGGGCTCCTGACCTGGCTCATCGGGCGGCAGTCGTACCACATCGGGGCGAGCGGCGTGGTGTACGGGTTGGCGGGTTTCCTGCTGTTTAACGGTTTTTTGCGCCAGAACCGCGGTGCCATGGCCGTTTCCTTGGCTATATTGTTCCTGTACAGCGGCCTCTTTTACGGACTGTTTCCGAACGATGAAGGCGTATCGTGGGAGGGGCACATCTCCGGGCTGGTGGCGGGCCTTGTGGCGGCTATCGCCTACGGAGAAGGCAACCCAGAGCCACAGGATAAGCCGTTGGAGCCAAGCCTGGTGCAGCGGCACATGAGCAATACCATGGGCCCTCACTACCAGCACCTGCACATCCACTACCAGGTGCGGCAACCCAGCAGGTCAGGTAGCTATACTTATAAGTACATTCCACCTGCCGCTGTTGCAGAAACGCCAACAAAGAAACAGGGCATTCCGTCTAAGGAAAGAGAACCGACGGAACAAGCGCTATGA
- a CDS encoding TVP38/TMEM64 family protein, with translation MNKKQHDIKHRNRPHSDDPTQMSTENLDRDNIGTGADDGKQSKVPLIITGLIIAALVASYFIFPGFQQGVKEAWSVLSSGDEQRISDWVGQFGFWGPFFIVAAMVAQMFLLVINVVALMLVAIIAYGPFWGSVIAISAVVVASSIGYWIGHSLGEAGVSKLIGRKSEQKIVGFVDEYGIWAVIIARISPFLSNDAVSFVAGLARMGYFKFLFATLAGIIPLTVLLAWLGENNDRLKSGLIWVSAVSLTLFIGYIIYDKYIKKR, from the coding sequence ATGAATAAAAAGCAGCACGACATAAAGCACCGGAACCGCCCGCACAGCGATGACCCAACGCAGATGAGCACCGAAAACCTGGACCGCGACAACATTGGCACAGGCGCTGATGATGGGAAGCAAAGCAAGGTGCCTCTGATCATCACCGGGCTGATTATAGCGGCTCTGGTTGCGTCCTACTTTATTTTCCCCGGCTTTCAGCAAGGCGTGAAGGAGGCTTGGAGCGTGCTCTCAAGCGGCGATGAGCAGCGCATTTCGGATTGGGTGGGGCAGTTCGGCTTCTGGGGGCCATTCTTCATTGTCGCTGCCATGGTAGCGCAGATGTTCCTGCTCGTCATAAACGTGGTGGCGCTGATGCTGGTGGCCATCATTGCCTATGGCCCCTTCTGGGGCTCCGTTATCGCCATTTCAGCCGTGGTGGTTGCCTCCTCTATTGGCTATTGGATCGGGCACAGCCTGGGCGAAGCAGGCGTAAGCAAACTGATTGGGCGCAAATCTGAGCAGAAGATTGTTGGCTTTGTGGATGAATACGGCATCTGGGCAGTGATCATTGCCCGTATTTCGCCTTTCCTGTCGAACGACGCAGTAAGTTTTGTGGCTGGCCTGGCACGCATGGGCTATTTCAAATTCCTGTTTGCCACACTGGCGGGTATTATACCGCTAACAGTGCTGCTGGCTTGGCTTGGAGAGAATAACGACCGCCTGAAAAGCGGTTTAATCTGGGTTTCGGCCGTCAGCCTGACCCTTTTTATCGGCTACATCATCTACGATAAATACATCAAAAAAAGATAA